The DNA sequence TCTGCGAGCGGCCCTCTTCGCAGAAGGCGATGTAATTCTCCCAAAACATCTCCCGGAAGAGATTCAATCCACCCGCCAACGTGAAGCCGAAAATGTACCCGTCGGCCTTACAATGAAGGAGATGGAAAAGGAATTAATCCTCAAAACCCTTGACAGAATGGAGGGGAACCGCACCCGAACAGCCGAGATTTTGGGGATTAGCCTGCGTTCCTTACAGTATAAACTGAAGGACTACGAAGCAGCTGTCGAGCATGACACATAAAACCCCCTTCCTGCTCATTCTCTACAACCTGCTGTGTTGAACCATAGATTCACGCAAGTTGCTAGGGCGTGTTGACATTTGGCAGCACGTAGGGTGGGTTGAACGGGAAACCGTGAAACCTAACAACATCCCCTCTCCGTAGGTCGGGCATCTTGCCCGACCCATAGCCAGCAGGACGATATATTTATAAAAAAAGACAATGGTTGGTAGGGAACAACGATCGTTGTTCCCTACGAAGCGGAACGTAGAAGCGCGTATATTTCGTAAGGAACGAAGATCTCCGTTCCATTTGTTAAATGTCAACAGAACCTAATAACCCGTAGGTCGATTTCCCAAAAACGATAGTTTTGTGTCGATAAATGAACCTCGACCTACTATCAAAAGGGCCAAATGCCTCTGCTGTGAAATGCTATCGTCCGTAAACCCTTTGCTGAAAGAGATCGAAGACCGCATCAAGTTTTGCCCGATTCGCAGAATTCTCTGGAAATAGGTGAGACAACCGTTCATAAAATTTCAAGAACACCGGAGTGAAGTTTCGCAACGCTTGCGGAGACTTCTCGGCTTGAACTAGTTCCGTAATACCTTTCCACCCGCTTTCCTGAGCCTTGAAGTCCTCCTCAGTTGCTATGGGGCTTGCAACAACTTGCTCAAAAGCACGAAGTGCTTTCCGATACTGCCCATTCCGATAATATGCCCAGCCAAGGGTATCTAGAAAGTTTTTTTCCGTCGGGGCTTGTTTCACCGCGTTCAGCGCAAGTTCAACTGCCTTTTGCGGGTTGGTCTGCTGCTCGACGTAGAGCCATGCCAAGTTATTATTCCATGTTCCATTTTCAGGGTCTTTTTTGATGGCTCCTTGATAAAAAACTTCCAACTTACGATCCCAAAATCTCCCTTCTTGAGGGGCAAGCCCCTTGGCACGCGTGTAAAAATATTCCAAGTTTTGATACAGGGGCTGATTGTAACCCCGTTTATCTGCAACCGTTTCACACAGTTCGATATAGTCTGTCAGGTCCGTTTTCTCATCTGGACCCTCGAAAGCTGTTGCTTGGTAAACCCATAACAGATTATTGTTCCAAACAGGGTTGTCTGGATCCGCTTGGAGCGCTTTTTCGTAGAACTGTTTAAGTTTGTGTGTCCAAGACGCGTCATCCGGAAAAGTTTGTAATGCTTCGATATAAAGGTTTTCAAGAATCGCGTAGGCATTGGGATCATAAGGGCGTGTTAGGATTATCTGCTCGTGACTCTTGATATAATCGGTTAAGTCAGCGGGGGACACCCTATCAACCTGACGTTCAGCCGTTTCCCTTGAATCGGTGACGGCATGTAGGACCGGCATAACACCGCTTGCGATTGTCAAAGCCACAAGCACCGCTGTCAATCCTGCCACAATCCTTTTTTCACGTCCACGATAGCTAAAAATCTCTGGCGTAAGGACTAGCCCGCCAACAAACCCTGCGAACAGTCCGCCGAGGTGAGCGGCGTTGTTGACGTTATAGTTGAAATGGGGGAAAATAAAGAATCCAAGAAGAATGTCAATCGCAATATATGGGAGCAGTCGTAAGCCGAGAATCCGTCCCAGCCTTCTTGGAAGCCGATCCTTGTAACGGATGCCCAAAGCGACAGCAACGCCAATCAACCCGAATACGGCACCCGATGCCCCAACCCCAAGGGCATTTTGAACAAAAGGCAAACTGGCAACACTACTTACGATAGCTGAAATCAGATAGAAAAACAAAAACCGGGTTCTGCCGTACACCCCTTCTAACAAGCTGCCGAGGAGGAACAGTATGCCCATATTCAGGAGCAGGTGCAAGGCATGGGCGTGCAAAAAGGTACTTGTTAACAGGCGCCAGTATTCCCCATCTTCTACAATTAAGTGATAAGAGTAAGCCCCAAACTGAATCAGGGGACCCAAGTCTTGGGCAGACGCTATCAACCGAAGTTCGAGTGGGTGAAAAATGGCGACCACAGGTAATCTTCTTGGGTACTTGAGAAAACCTCGACCTGATTTTAACTCGGCGCTGCTGTTATCTGATTGATCAACGTTTGTACGTTCTGAATCGTTGTCAAGGTCCCACAGTTTCCGAGCCGGCGGGAGTTCGGTGACAGGCAGCCATTGGCCATCGGTGAGCGTTTCGGACCATACGAAAGCATCCCGCGGTACGCGCCCTAGCTTTATCCAGTCATATAGCGTTGTCTCATCAATGTCAAAGATTTGATTTCTAATTTGAATCTTCATCGTTATTGTGATAGGCGAGGATTATTCGCTACCCCTCACTCGTCCAGCCATCATCTCTTTCACCGTTGCCAGCGAATAGGTGTTGAGAACATCAGTTTTCTCCAGCCAACCGCGCCGGGCAACGTTGATCCCGAATAGAACACGCTCTAAGTCAGGGATTGAATGCGCATCGGTATTGACCGACAATAGGACGCCGCGATCACGCGCCTGCCGTACAGAACTCGGTTCAAGATCCAGTCGGCTGGGTGCAGCGTTAATCTCTAATGCGACACCGTGCGCTGCCGCTGCGTCGATCACTGCTTCAAGGTTGACTGCATATCCCGGACGTCGCCCTAGCAGGCGGCCTGTTGGGTGTCCGATGATAGTGACATACGGATTTTCGATTGCGCGAATAATGCGGTCGGTCATCTCCGATTCACTCATTGACAACCCCTCATGGACGCTTGCTATAACAATGTCAAGCTGCGCCAAGAGTTCGTCAGGGAAATCAAGGCTGCCGTCTTTCCGGATATCGACCTCTGAACCTGCAAGCACTTCCATCCCATCGACTTCTGTGTTGATTTCCCGAACCTGTTGGATTTGTGACGACAACCGTTCAGGCGTTAAGCCGTTGGCAACCCGTGAGGATTCGGAGTGATCAGTAATGGCGATGTATTCATGCCCAAGTGATGCCGCGGTCTCTACCATCTGCCGAATTGTACCCCGTCCATCGCTCCAATCAGTGTGCATGTGCAAATCACACCGTAGATCGCTCTGCTCAATAAGGGTTGGTAGATTATCCGCGGATGCCGCCTCAAGCGAATCCGCGTTATCTCGTAGTTCAGGAACGATAAACGGCAATCCAAGTTGACCATAAATATCGGCTTCCGTCCTGTTTTTTGACCAATCGGGCAGCGGTTCACCTATTGGCTCAATACCTTGAGATAAAGCGATTTGATTGAATTGAGTCTGGTGCGCGTCCGCACCCGTTGTTACGACTAAAGTTGCTTCATATTCTGCTGCACTGGTACAGTAAACCCGCAACGGAAATCCCCTATCTACAGAAGCAACGACGCAGACATTATCTTCTATCGCTGGTGATACCACACCTTTTACCTCGGACAACACTTCAACAATCGCTTGTGCACTGCCGCATTCCGCGACTAGCTCAAGGCTTTGTAACATCTCCTCGTGCCTGCGAAAATCTCCGGTGAAGTCCAGCCGCTTGATATCTGGACAATTTTTAAGTGCATCAAAGACAGCAGCCGCAATCGGTAAAATCTGTCGGAGCGGGCGCAGCTTTCTCTGCGCTTCGAGAAACCGCAACCCCTCATCAATAGATGCAATTGTCTTAGCACCCATCCGTTTCATCTGCGTGAGCCGATCTGCATCAATTGCTGCTCGGAGATCGCTCAGGCCCTTTACGCCCAGCTCATTATAAAATCGTCCCGCTGTTTTTACGCCAACCCCCCGAATGGCGATGAGGTCTAGCACATCGGGTCCCATCTCATCGATCAGGTTATCATGGAAGCGGCACCGTCCTGTCTCCAGCATTTCGATAATTTTCTGTTCAATCGCTTTGCCGATTCCCGGAATTGAGCGAAGCGTTCCCTCCTCTGCCAATCTATGCAGATCCACCGAGAGTTCGTCAATTGTCTCCGCCGCTCGATCGTAGATTCTGGCACGAAAGGAGTCGTCGCCTTTGATTTGGAGCAGATTCCCGATATTCCTGAACACTTCACCGATTTCGTCGTTTGTCATTTTATAATCTCTTTTTTGCAGGGTATTATGTTGTGCGCGGGAATATTCTACCACACGGGGAAGGAAGGTGCAAAAGGTTTGATTCTTCTAGCACTAGTAGGGAATAAGAGGGGGCTATCCGATGTGGGTCGCTGATTAGTGAAATTTCTGCAGTCGATAAACTCGTATCTCCGGATGCGTCAACGCCCGTATCGGAAAAGGCGCGTCATGATCCGAGATCGGAATACCGAGAAAACGGGGTTGACGCTGAAAACGTTGTACGAGAGTATACCGACCCGATTTCCCGAAAACTCGCTCGTAGAATTCTCCCGTTGCTTCCGTATCAACCGATTCTAGCGGATACCAATCGATTGCAGAATAGTGTGATGGATTTGCGGCGTAGTTTAGAAAAACCTCTGCATTTGGCATTGAGACAACGACCCACTCTGCGCCTTCTCCATAGGCTTCTCTGCCCAATTTTGGCATAACCCAATCAAACAATACTTCAGGTTCACGTTCAATCGCCTTATCCGGTGGGATATTCGATTCTATCCACTCCTTTGCCTCGACAGTTGTCGGGACAGATCTCGCAACGTTGGCAAAGGCAGCGGTGTAAATCAACGAATACACACCCACCCCGCCCAGAATGGTGGCAGAGAAGATGAGGGTTATCCACTGTTTTAGAATCGGATTTCGGCGATCCCAATTCCATCTGGAGAGTGCGGTGCTCACCCCATCTATACAGCCCGCCGCGAATAGTGTCAACACCGGATAGATCAACAGCAGATGACGGACAAATTTTAGCTTGTGCGAACCGATGAATAACAGATAGGGTATCACAAAGGCAAGGAGAATTTTATCCGCATCTTTCCGTTGAATTATCGCCAACACGGTCCCGACGATTACCAGCAACGTCAACGGCGTGCCCAGCCCCCACCGCAGAAGCGTCCACAGATAGGTAAACCGATTGAACCAGTTGATTTCACCGGTTGCAAACAGCCCAAAGTGCCCTTTTTGATAGTGCGAAGATTCATAGAGAAGGGCATCGAAGAACAGGTTCCACTCCGCGGAAAAGAGATCAACCAGCCAATATGGGCAGACTATCGTGAACGCCGCTCCTACAACCCCGACGATTGTTGCCAATTTCAAGAAGAAATCCGAAGCCCGAAAATGCTCTGCTCGTAAGAACAGAAGGGCAACGACGGATAAGCCTGCGAAAATCGTTGTGAACTTAACGGCGAAGCCGATTCCTACGATAACACTCAGCCAAACAACGCGACGGAATGTGACAGCTTGTGTCTTTGCACAGCACCAGAGCAGCAGGGCTACACAGAAGGTAGCGGGAATGTCGACCAGTGCAAAGCGAGACTCGTTCGTTGCATGTAGCATTGCTACGGCAAGCAATCCACTACCTATCAGGCCAATAGGACGGCTGTAAAACTGAGTCCCAACCTGATATGTCAACCAGATAGTCGCTGTTGACAGCAGAACGTTTATAAAGCGACCTAACCAGATGACCTGAGCAACTGTCAGTTCTAATCCAAACGTCTCTAAAACCACACCGATCAACGCAACTAAGTAGAACCAAGCGGTTCCGGGCCAATTATAGATCTGAGGTGGGGATTCAAGATGGATAAGGTTGAGAATGTCCTGTGCAATCAGCGGTTCACGTGGATCGGGGTGATCAGGCAAACCGACACTAAGCCCAACGATTCGGAGTGCGAAACCGATCGTGAGGATAGGAATGAGAACTAGATCAATCCGAGCAAAGCGCATCGTTCTTCAGGGAGTACACAGGCGTCTCAACTTCCAATTATCAGCAGCTCACTGTTGGACCTTCGCCCACATTTCATCAGAAATTTCGGCTTTAATATTCTCTGATTGATCCGACATAGCCGGCAAGCCCAGTTTCTTGAAGATCTCTCGCCAGCGCTCTGGTTGCGTGACATCGACATAGACCGGCAGGAAGCCNNNNNNNNNNNNNNNNNNNNNNNNNNNNNNNNNNNNNNNNNNNNNNNNNNNNNNNNNNNNNNNNNNNNNGTTACACATCTACCGAGCTTATGTCCCGTGTGGGCAGAATGGACGCCAACCATGTGGACAATGCCAACCTCTGTCTCATCGAGCGTATCTTTCCACGCGCATGTCGTACCGACCGGCGTGCCCCAATAGGTCGCAAAATAGAGCCCCTCCGGCTCAAACACATCGCGATCCATAATATCGCGGCGGGCATCTTCAGCCGTGCGTTCACCACCAAACGAGTCGCTGATCACGTTTGCCCAGTGTACATCGTCCCCCTCTTGGTAGGTGCGGATTTCATACCCCTCCGGAATCTCCATTTGGGGCAATCCATCCAAATTGGGTCGAACCATTCTCAATTGCCTTGCCATCGGGTTCTCCTGTGTATATATGCCATTTTGAAGCCGGTGATCAACTAACTCAACTCCGTACTCGACATCTGCTCCAGAGCGAGCATAAGTGCTTGCGTCCCTAAGCGCCCATGGCCTTGAGCTTGGACAGCGAGATACAGTTGATGCACAAGGGCGAGTCCGGGCAAGCTGAGGTTCATCTTCTTGGCTTCATCAAGCGCGATACCCATGTCCTTGATAAAGTGTTCGACGAAGAAGCCGGGGTCAAAGTTACGTTGGAGAATGCGAG is a window from the Candidatus Poribacteria bacterium genome containing:
- a CDS encoding rhomboid family intramembrane serine protease is translated as MKIQIRNQIFDIDETTLYDWIKLGRVPRDAFVWSETLTDGQWLPVTELPPARKLWDLDNDSERTNVDQSDNSSAELKSGRGFLKYPRRLPVVAIFHPLELRLIASAQDLGPLIQFGAYSYHLIVEDGEYWRLLTSTFLHAHALHLLLNMGILFLLGSLLEGVYGRTRFLFFYLISAIVSSVASLPFVQNALGVGASGAVFGLIGVAVALGIRYKDRLPRRLGRILGLRLLPYIAIDILLGFFIFPHFNYNVNNAAHLGGLFAGFVGGLVLTPEIFSYRGREKRIVAGLTAVLVALTIASGVMPVLHAVTDSRETAERQVDRVSPADLTDYIKSHEQIILTRPYDPNAYAILENLYIEALQTFPDDASWTHKLKQFYEKALQADPDNPVWNNNLLWVYQATAFEGPDEKTDLTDYIELCETVADKRGYNQPLYQNLEYFYTRAKGLAPQEGRFWDRKLEVFYQGAIKKDPENGTWNNNLAWLYVEQQTNPQKAVELALNAVKQAPTEKNFLDTLGWAYYRNGQYRKALRAFEQVVASPIATEEDFKAQESGWKGITELVQAEKSPQALRNFTPVFLKFYERLSHLFPENSANRAKLDAVFDLFQQRVYGR
- the polX gene encoding DNA polymerase/3'-5' exonuclease PolX, with product MTNDEIGEVFRNIGNLLQIKGDDSFRARIYDRAAETIDELSVDLHRLAEEGTLRSIPGIGKAIEQKIIEMLETGRCRFHDNLIDEMGPDVLDLIAIRGVGVKTAGRFYNELGVKGLSDLRAAIDADRLTQMKRMGAKTIASIDEGLRFLEAQRKLRPLRQILPIAAAVFDALKNCPDIKRLDFTGDFRRHEEMLQSLELVAECGSAQAIVEVLSEVKGVVSPAIEDNVCVVASVDRGFPLRVYCTSAAEYEATLVVTTGADAHQTQFNQIALSQGIEPIGEPLPDWSKNRTEADIYGQLGLPFIVPELRDNADSLEAASADNLPTLIEQSDLRCDLHMHTDWSDGRGTIRQMVETAASLGHEYIAITDHSESSRVANGLTPERLSSQIQQVREINTEVDGMEVLAGSEVDIRKDGSLDFPDELLAQLDIVIASVHEGLSMSESEMTDRIIRAIENPYVTIIGHPTGRLLGRRPGYAVNLEAVIDAAAAHGVALEINAAPSRLDLEPSSVRQARDRGVLLSVNTDAHSIPDLERVLFGINVARRGWLEKTDVLNTYSLATVKEMMAGRVRGSE
- a CDS encoding glycosyltransferase family 39 protein, which gives rise to MRFARIDLVLIPILTIGFALRIVGLSVGLPDHPDPREPLIAQDILNLIHLESPPQIYNWPGTAWFYLVALIGVVLETFGLELTVAQVIWLGRFINVLLSTATIWLTYQVGTQFYSRPIGLIGSGLLAVAMLHATNESRFALVDIPATFCVALLLWCCAKTQAVTFRRVVWLSVIVGIGFAVKFTTIFAGLSVVALLFLRAEHFRASDFFLKLATIVGVVGAAFTIVCPYWLVDLFSAEWNLFFDALLYESSHYQKGHFGLFATGEINWFNRFTYLWTLLRWGLGTPLTLLVIVGTVLAIIQRKDADKILLAFVIPYLLFIGSHKLKFVRHLLLIYPVLTLFAAGCIDGVSTALSRWNWDRRNPILKQWITLIFSATILGGVGVYSLIYTAAFANVARSVPTTVEAKEWIESNIPPDKAIEREPEVLFDWVMPKLGREAYGEGAEWVVVSMPNAEVFLNYAANPSHYSAIDWYPLESVDTEATGEFYERVFGKSGRYTLVQRFQRQPRFLGIPISDHDAPFPIRALTHPEIRVYRLQKFH
- a CDS encoding GNAT family N-acetyltransferase: MARQLRMVRPNLDGLPQMEIPEGYEIRTYQEGDDVHWANVISDSFGGERTAEDARRDIMDRDVFEPEGLYFATYWGTPVGTTCAWKDTLDETEVGIVHMVGVHSAHTGHKLGRCVT